The Alosa alosa isolate M-15738 ecotype Scorff River chromosome 9, AALO_Geno_1.1, whole genome shotgun sequence genome includes a region encoding these proteins:
- the abca7 gene encoding phospholipid-transporting ATPase ABCA1 isoform X1, with the protein MGIWTQFLLLLWKNLTYRRRNKIQLLIEILWPLFLFLILIAVRHSHPPYKQSQCHFPNKALPSAGTLAWVQGIVCNINNPCFHQPTPGEMPGQVGNFDNSILSRILLETRTALAYSSNQTALHGFQELLDVAQRLGERPEAWPNLPVGEYLRANETFSNFLLTNGNLSRPALDALLRARLNFQVVSLSGAGMRLTDIVCNASLLERFLTVEGGDSMSELQASLCVVDPDTLQQAEQLFLSQLDYSKIFTRERLRANLGELRALSQAVTSVSQEVAGILDDLSGLSGFSDLNSELRLLSPENRTGAPLQSFRAFSRIVCGHPEGGVERIPSFNWYEDQDVKSFLGRNGTEEDDMENDNATTPFCKSIIQNLESNPLSRIVWRGIKPLFIGKLLYTPDTPAVREVMKEVNKTFQDLQILTDLKGAWEEIGPRVKTFMESSVEIRLLQDLLRRPEVAFLVNMQLANTSWTASRITRFLSTPAPDTPRKEGAPPTWFDIFQDVNNTISTLGQITECFSLDKLEGVATEGQMIDRALELLEDRQFWAGIVFLLPDPSAPTLPPHVSYKIRMDIDDVTRTNKIKDKFWDPGPAAEPFSDMRYIWGGFVYVQDLVERGLTRVMTGREQNTGVYLQQMPYPCFVDDVFLRVLNRSLPMFMTTAWMYSVAMIIKCVVYEKEARLKETMRIMGLGSGTLWVSWFISSYVPFLISAGLLVSLLQWGDILPYSDPVVVFFFLAAFATATIMLCFLISTFFSRANLASACGGLIYFSLYLPYVPCVAWRDYLTTTHRVLLSFLSPVAFGFGCEYFSQYEEQGVGIQWFNINSSPLEGDTYSFVTSIVMLYVDAVIYGVLAWYIEAVFPGEFGIPKPWYFIFQLNYWGGVPLEMGMPIPPAPRDERDERVESEPQNLILGVAIRDLVKIYKKGGKLAVNHLNLKFYEGQITSFLGHNGAGKTTTISILTGLFPPSAGTVYVRGMDIRTDMEWIRRTLGVCPQHNVLFDILTVEEHVWFYGRLKGLDNTEVLEETTSLLDDVGLLHKRHEETRNLSGGMKRKLSVAIAFIGGSKVVVLDEPTAGVDPYSRRAIWDLLLKYRKDRTIILSTHYMDEAELLGDRIAIISQGKLCCCGTPLYLKAKLGTGYYLTVVKKEVDSRTPSTSTSAGKLSLPPVPKDSDSSLSDDTGLGSEENGPDVPALVALAQHHMPEARLVQDLGREAILNLPHGAAEDGSLALFLSELEKRQADMGITSYGLSDTTLEEIFLKVAEETGVDVDPAEPERPPSSPRQRRAEPPEEREPGRKRPRKQEPKETDLLSEEGRGGDPSTGWWLTWQQLRALFVKRWLYARRSRRGFLAQIVLPALFVLVALFFSLLAPPFGKYPALKLQPWMYGEQYTFYSNDAPTDPEIQNLLDALLDPPGFGTKCMDSEMDTDVNSTCSQELGSRFMRPQIPYSTWQLMVKGNWTAAQPSPECECSSEEVRRMLPDCPEGAGGLPPPQIKRLTGDVLQNLTGRDISDYLVKTYPQILKKSMKTKKWVNEFRYGGFSLGGKASQPIPEGHYLDEPVMAIRSRYRVPENSSFDKLLHRLPGFLSGLNREQNVKVWFNNKGWHAMVSFVNVLNNGLLRANLPPGVDKRLYGITAYNHPLNLTKEQLSEMALMTTSVDVLVSICVIFAMSFVPASFVLFLIEERVSKAKHLQFVSGVKPILYWLANYTWDMLNYSVSATMVVLIFIGFQQQSYVSETNLPALVLLLLLYGWSITPLMYPASFLFEVPSTAYVVLTSVNLFIGMNGSIATFVLELFVDEHLNYVNKILKKVFLIFPHFCLGRGLIDMAKNQAMADAFQRLGAKQSLDPLAWDFVGKNLFAMAVEGVVFFIFTILLQYGFFCKFRPWSDPVLPPLGPEDDDVAKERDRVRNGRAQGDILCMKDLSKIYKAGRKPAVDRLCLGIPRGECFGLLGVNGAGKTTTFRMLTGDTTITHGEAYLNQFSVLTEMERVHQLMGYCPQFDAISDLLTGREHLEFYARLRGVKEENVAKVADWGVRKLGLIQYAEQEAGGYSGGNKRKLSTAISLIGAPPVIFLDEPTTGMDPKAKRFLWNCILSVIKEGRAVVLTSHSMEECEALCTRMAIMVNGRFRCLGTVQHLKNRFGDGYTIILRLSMPSQEPCLVDSYLKRAFPGIELKEKHQNVLQYQLPSHACSLAYVFDVLSNNYEELGVSDYSVSQTTLDQVFVNFAKEQSDDDQLREVTVNGAVQTTQTSRLLPSQPIQPITSGPTSPTRSQTSQSSPQHKAAVTSQSSSPTREPSRSASPSQSSHAGQSSSPVRAAQPSQSPTLNVAARPSRLPTPSRAAQPTGSPKSPGSGVREGHSDGVKNKGKDIPMTRLPKAKKESSGDKSKHKGEASGSKDPTKLFMVATTQDSEV; encoded by the exons ATGGGGATCTGGACACAGTTTCTGCTTCTGCTTTGGAAGAACCTCACATATCGTAGGAGGAATAAG aTCCAGCTGCTCATTGAGATACTGTGGCCCctgttcctcttcctcatcctcatcgCCGTACGACACTCCCACCCCCCATACAAACAGAGCCAGT GTCACTTCCCCAACAAAGCTCTGCCCTCAGCTGGCACGTTAGCATGGGTTCAAGGCATTGTTTGCAACATCAACAATCCCTGCTTCCACCAGCCCACACCTGGAGAGATGCCTGGCCAAGTGGGCAACTTTGACAACTCAAT ACTTTCCCGAATTCTGTTGGAAACGAGGACGGCATTGGCCTACAGCAGCAACCAGACGGCCCTCCATGGGTTTCAGGAGCTCCTGGACGTCGCTCAGAGACTTGGAGAGCGGCCCGAGGCTTGGCCAA ATTTGCCTGTGGGGGAGTATCTGCGAGCAAACGAAACCTTCTCCAACTTCCTCCTCACCAATGGCAACCTCTCACGGCCTGCCCTTGACGCGCTGCTTAGGGCGCGGCTCAACTTCCAGGTG gtGTCCCTGTCTGGGGCAGGGATGCGTCTGACAGACATTGTGTGCAACGCCTCTCTGCTGGAGCGCTTCCTGACTGTGGAGGGGGGCGACTCCATGTCGGAGCTGCAGGCCAGCTTATGTGTGGTTGACCCGGACACACTGCAGCAGGCTGAGCAGCTCTTCCTTTCCCAGCTGGACTACAGCAAGATATTCACG agagaaagactgagagcAAATTTGGGAGAGCTGAGGGCTCTAAGCCAGGCCGTCACTTCTGTGTCTCAAGAAGTTGCAGGAATCTTGGATGAT TTATCAGGGTTGTCAGGTTTCTCAGACTTGAACTCGGAGCTGAGGTTGCTGTCTCCAGAGAACCGCACAGGCGCTCCACTGCAGAGCTTCCGTGCCTTTAGCCGCATCGTCTGTGGTCATCCGGAGGGAGGTGTGGAGCGCATCCCTTCCTTCAACTGGTATGAGGACCAAGACGTTAAATCCTTCCTGGGCCGAAACGGCACGGAAGAGGACGACATGGAGAACGACAATGCCACCA CTCCCTTCTGTAAAAGCATCATTCAGAATTTGGAGTCAAACCCCCTCTCCCGCATTGTGTGGCGAGGAATCAAGCCTCTCTTCATTGGGAAGCTGCTGTACACACCAGATACTCCTGCAGTCAGGGAGGTCATGAAGGAG GTAAATAAGACCTTTCAGGACCTGCAAATTCTTACGGACCTAAAGGGGGCCTGGGAAGAGATTGGACCTCGTGTGAAAACCTTCATGGAGAGCAGTGTGGAGATCCGACTTCTCCAG GATCTGCTGAGGCGGCCGGAGGTGGCGTTTCTGGTAAACATGCAACTGGCGAACACTTCCTGGACGGCGTCACGGATCACCCGTTTCCTGTCCACGCCAGCACCTGACACGCCTCGCAAAGAAGGGGCTCCGCCCACCTGGTTTGACATCTTCCAGGATGTGAACAACACCATCAGCACCCTGGGCCAGATCACTGAA TGTTTCTCTCTAGATAAATTGGAAGGCGTTGCCACAGAGGGCCAGATGATTGACAGGGCTCTGGAGCTCTTAGAGGACAGGCAGTTCTGGGCAGGGATCGTTTTTCTCCTTCCGGATCCTTCCGCTCCCACCCTCCCCCCTCACGTGTCTTACAAGATACGCATGGACATAGATGATGTCACGCGGACAAATAAGATCAAAGACAA GTTCTGGGATCCGGGTCCGGCAGCGGAACCCTTCAGTGACATGCGCTACATCTGGGGCGGCTTTGTGTACGTGCAGGACCTGGTGGAGCGGGGGCTGACTCGAGTCATGACAGGCAGGGAGCAGAACACAGGCGTCTACCTGCAGCAGATGCCATATCCGTGCTTTGTGGATGATGT TTTCCTGCGTGTGCTGAACCGCTCGCTGCCCATGTTCATGACGACGGCGTGGATGTACTCGGTGGCGATGATCATCAAGTGTGTGGTGTACGAGAAGGAGGCGCGCCTCAAGGAGACCATGAGGATTATGGGATTGGGCTCGGGCACGCTGTGGGTCAGCTGGTTCATCAGCAGCTATGTGCCCTTCCTGATCAGTGCAGGCCTGCTCGTCTCTCTTCTTCag TGGGGGGACATCCTGCCGTATAGTGACCCAGTGGtggtcttcttcttcttagCTGCCTTTGCCACGGCCACCATCATGCTGTGTTTCCTCATCAGCACCTTCTTTTCACGGGCAAACCTGGCGTCAGCATGTGGGGGCCTCAtctacttctctctctacctgccGTACGTGCCGTGCGTAGCCTGGAGAGACTacctcaccaccacacaccgTGTCCTTTTA AGCTTTCTGTCTCCAGTGGCGTTTGGCTTTGGCTGCGAGTACTTCTCCCAGTATGAGGAGCAGGGAGTGGGAATCCAGTGGTTCAACATCAACTCCAGCCCCTTGGAGGGAGACACCTACAGCTTCGTCACCTCCATCGTGATGCTCTATGTAGATGCAGTCATCTATGGTGTACTTGCCTGGTACATAGAGGCAGTTTTCCCGG GTGAGTTTGGGATCCCTAAGCCCTGGTACTTCATCTTCCAGCTGAACTACTGGGGCGGAGTACCACTGGAGATGGGCATGCCCATCCCCCCAGCCCCCAGGGACGAGCGGGACG aacGAGTTGAGTCAGAGCCCCAGAACCTCATTCTGGGTGTTGCCATCCGCGACCTGGTCAAGATTTACAAGAAAGGAGGGAAATTGGCGGTCAATCACCTCAATCTCAAGTTCTATGAGGGTCAGATCACCTCTTTCCTGGGCCACAATGGTGCAGGGAAGACCACCACAAT ATCCATCCTGACTGGGCTGTTTCCCCCCTCGGCGGGGACAGTGTACGTGAGGGGCATGGACATCCGCACAGACATGGAGTGGATCAGGAGGACACTAGGGGTCTGCCCACAGCACAATGTCCTCTTTGACAT CCTGACGGTGGAGGAGCATGTGTGGTTCTATGGCCGGCTTAAGGGCTTGGACAACACTGAGGTGTTGGAGGAGACGACCTCTCTGCTGGACGATGTGGGACTGCTGCACAAACGGCACGAGGAAACACGCAACCTGTCAG GGGGGATGAAGAGGAAGCTGTCCGTGGCCATTGCCTTCATCGGGGGCTCCAAGGTGGTGGTTCTGGACGAGCCTACTGCTGGAGTGGACCCCTACTCCCGTCGGGCCATTTGGGACCTGCTGCTCAAGTACCGCAAAG ACCGCACCATCATCTTGTCCACCCACTACATGGACGAGGCGGAGTTGCTTGGTGACCGCATCGCCATCATCTCCCAGGGGAAGCTGTGCTGCTGTGGAACGCCCCTCTACCTCAAGGCCAAACTGGGCACTGGCTACTACCTCACTGTGGTCAAGAAGGAGGTGGACAGCCGGACACCCAGCACTAGTACCAGCGCTGGAAAGCTCTCTCTACCTCCAGTGCCTAAG GACAGTGATTCATCCCTAAGTGACGACACTGGACTAGGAAGTGAGGAGAATGGCCCTG ACGTGCCCGCCCTTGTGGCGCTGGCGCAGCACCATATGCCCGAGGCGCGGCTGGTGCAGGACCTGGGCCGCGAGGCCATCCTGAACCTGCCGCACGGCGCGGCGGAGGACGGCAGCCTGGCGCTCTTCCTGTCCGAGCTGGAGAAGAGACAGGCGGACATGGGCATCACCAGCTACGGCCTGTCCGACACCACCCTGGAGGAG ATTTTCCTGAAGGTAGCGGAGGAGACGGGGGTAGATGTGGACCCCGCTGAGCCTGAGAGACCGCCCTCATCACCACGGCAACGACGAGCTGAACCACCTGAAGAACGAGAGCCAG GGAGGAAACGACCACGCAAGCAAG AGCCCAAGGAGACAGACCTGCTGAGCGAGGAAGGGCGAGGCGGTGACCCGTCCACTGGCTGGTGGCTCACCTGGCAGCAGCTGCGGGCGCTCTTTGTCAAGAGGTGGCTGTACGCCCGGCGGAGCCGCAGAGGTTTTCTCGCTCAG ATCGTGCTGCCTGCCTTGTTTGTCCTCGTCGCTCTGTTCTTCAGTCTGCTCGCCCCACCCTTTGGGAAGTACCCGGCCCTGAAGCTGCAGCCCTGGATGTACGGAGAGCAATACACATTCTACAG CAATGACGCACCAACGGACCCAGAAATTCAGAACCTCCTTGATGCCTTGCTTGACCCTCCAGGTTTTGGGACCAAATGCATGGACTCGGAGATGGATACGGACGT GAACTCCACCTGTAGCCAGGAGCTGGGCTCCAGGTTCATGCGTCCTCAGATCCCGTACTCCACGTGGCAGCTGATGGTGAAGGGCAACTGGACGGCGGCACAGCCCTCTCCTGAGTGTGAGTGCAGCTCAGAGGAGGTGCGCCGCATGCTGCCCGACTGCCCAGAGGGAGCCGGAGGCCTGCCCCCACCCCag ATAAAGCGACTCACTGGAGACGTCCTGCAGAACCTGACTGGTCGTGACATCTCAGATTACCTGGTGAAGACTTATCCCCAGATTCTTAAGAAAAG TATGAAGACCAAGAAGTGGGTGAATGAGTTTAG GTATGGAGGCTTCTCTCTGGGTGGGAAGGCCTCACAGCCCATTCCAGAAGGGCACTACCTGGATGAGCCTGTTATGGCCATCAGATCACGCTACAGAGTACCAGAG AACAGTTCCTTTGACAAACTCCTCCATAGACTGCCAGGTTTTCTGAGTGGCCTGAACCGCGAGCAGAACGTAAAG GTGTGGTTCAACAACAAGGGGTGGCATGCCATGGTATCCTTCGTCAACGTGCTGAACAACGGGCTCCTGCGCGCCAACTTGCCACCCGGTGTGGACAAGAGGCTCTATGGCATCACAGCCTACAATCACCCGCTCAACCTCACAAAGGAACAGCTCAGTGAAATGGCCCT GATGACTACCTCTGTGGATGTTCTGGTGTCTATCTGCGTCATATTTGCCATGTCTTTTGTGCCGGCGAGTTTTGTGCTCTTTCTTATTGAGGAACGTGTCAGCAAAGCCAAGCACCTGCAGTTTGTCAGTGGAGTGAAACCAATCCTGTACTGGCTGGCCAACTACACCTGGGACATG ctgaacTACTCTGTGTCAGCCACCATGGTGGTGCTCATCTTCATCGGCTTTCAGCAGCAGTCCTACGTCTCTGAGACCAACCTGCCCGCCCTCGTCCTGCTGCTTTTGCTCTATGG CTGGTCCATCACACCGCTCATGTACCCAGCATCTTTCCTGTTTGAGGTGCCAAGCACAGCCTACGTGGTCCTTACCTCCGTTAACCTCTTCATTGGGATGAATGGTAGCATTGCCACATTTGTCCTCGAGCTGTTTGTGGATGAG CATTTAAATTACGTCAACAAGATTCTGAAGAAGGTCTTCCTGATTTTCCCACACTTCTGCCTGGGTCGAGGGCTCATTGACATGGCGAAGAATCAGGCCATGGCCGATGCATTTCAGAGACTCG GTGCCAAGCAGTCACTGGATCCACTGGCGTGGGATTTTGTGGGGAAGAACTTATTTGCAATGGCGGTTGAAGGAGTGGTGTTCTTCATATTCACTATTCTACTACAGTATGGCTTCTTCTGCAAATTCAG GCCCTGGTCTGACCCAGTGCTGCCCCCTCTTGGCCCAGAGGATGATGACGTTgccaaagaaagagacagagtacGCAACGGGAGAGCACAAGGAGACATACTGTGCATGAAAGACCTGAGCAAG ATATACAAGGCAGGGAGGAAGCCAGCCGTGGATCGCCTGTGTCTGGGGATCCCTCGTGGGGAG TGCTTTGGTCTACTCGGAGTAAACGGTGCTGGAAAGACAACAACATTCCGCATGCTGACAGGAGACACCACTATCACCCATGGAGAAGCTTATCTTAATCAGTTCAG CGTGCTGACTGAGATGGAGCGGGTCCATCAGCTCATGGGCTACTGCCCACAGTTTGACGCCATCAGTGACCTGCTCACAGGTCGGGAGCACCTGGAGTTCTACGCCCGTCTGCGGGGGGTTAAGGAGGAGAACGTGGCAAAG GTGGCCGACTGGGGCGTGCGGAAGCTGGGTCTGATTCAGTATGCTGAGCAGGAAGCAGGAGGCTACAGCGGGGGAAACAAACGCAAACTCTCCACTGCCATTTCCCTGATTGGAGCTCCTCCAGTGATATTCCTG GATGAGCCGACCACGGGCATGGACCCCAAAGCCAAACGTTTCCTTTGGAACTGCATCCTGAGTGTCATCAAAGAAGGCAGAGCTGTGGTGCTCACCTCTCACAG CATGGAGGAATGTGAAGCCCTATGCACTCGGATGGCCATCATGGTGAATGGCAGGTTTCGGTGTCTGGGGACAGTGCAACATCTCAAGAACAG GTTTGGGGATGGCTACACGATAATCCTGCGGCTCTCCATGCCCTCACAGGAGCCCTGCCTGGTGGACTCCTACCTCAAACGGGCTTTCCCGGGCATCGAACTGAAGGAGAAGCACCAGAACGTCCTGCAGTACCAGCTGCCTTCTCATGCATGCTCTCTAGCCTACGTCTTTGACGTGCTCTCCAACAACTACGAGGAGCTGGGCGTGTCGGACTACTCTGTCTCTCAGACCACTTTGGATCAG gtttttgttaacttcgCGAAAGAACAGAGTGATGATGACCAGCTCAGAGAGGTGACAGTAAATGGTGCTGTTCAGACCACTCAAACCAGCCGGCTGCTACCAAGCCAACCAATTCAGCCAATAACCAGTGGACCCACGTCACCAACCAGGTCACAGACAAGCCAGTCTTCCCCACAACACAAGGCAGCTGTCACTAGCCAGTCGTCATCTCCCACCCGCGAACCCAGCCGGTCAGCGTCACCGAGCCAGAGCTCTCACGCTGGCCAGTCCTCTTCACCAGTCAGGGCAGCTCAACCTAGCCAGTCACCGACACTCAACGTGGCAGCTCGACCATCCCGGTTACCCACCCCGAGTAGGGCAGCTCAACCCACCGGATCTCCCAAATCGCCTGGGTCTGGGGTCAGAGAAGGTCACTCCGATGGGGTAAAAAACAAGGGCAAGGACATCCCAATGACAAGACTACCAAAGGCCAAGAAAGAGTCTTCAGGCGACAAGTCAAAACATAAAGGAGAGGCCTCTGGCAGTAAAGATCCCACCAAACTTTTCATGGTTGCAACCACACAAGACAGTGAGGTCTGA